The Vicia villosa cultivar HV-30 ecotype Madison, WI linkage group LG1, Vvil1.0, whole genome shotgun sequence genome includes a region encoding these proteins:
- the LOC131639821 gene encoding BTB/POZ domain-containing protein At5g66560-like: MSSSEKQPSSKGQAWFCTTGLPSDIVVEVDDMTFHLHKFPLMSKSRKLHDLITQQEAEAITHSTVPQEEEDDEIVEEQCHVTFTDFPGGSEAFEMAAKFCYGVKMELSPSNVASLRCAGEFLDMTEDYSEDNLISKTEKFISQNVLKSLGNSIKTLKSCERVFPMADDLGITERCIDSVITRASTADPALFGWPVSEAIASASKQILWNGIDAAGRRNGGAGESWFEDLALLRLPLFKRLILAMRDAELNPEIIETCVMYYAKKYIPGVSRSSRKPLSSSSSVLSETEQKEILETVVSNLPHEKNLNSSTATRFLFGLLRTANILNASEACRNSLEKKIGLQLEEATLDDLLVPSYSYLNETLYDVDCVERILSHFLNGFEARNAAVETVAEVIEGGESAARTPAMMLVGKLIDGYLSEIASDANLKPERFYKFAISLPDQARLFDDGLYRAVDVYLKAHPWVSESDREKICGLLDCQKLTLEACTHAAQNERLPLRAVVQVLFFEQLQLRHAIAETLIAAETGTDIGRQSAALEREEEDGGGEPLRLTLESEHVQEENSTWRVTVRENQVLRLDMDSMRTRVHQLERECSSMKKVIEKIEKPATHGGGWRASLGKKLGCKFKTQVCDSHQSAVVDTRKGRQRNSQQQQQHSHHE; the protein is encoded by the exons ATGTCATCATCTGAAAAACAACCTAGCTCCAAAGGACAGGCATGGTTCTGCACAACTGGATTACCAAGTGACATTGTGGTTGAAGTGGATGACATGACCTTTCATCTCCACAAG TTTCCTCTGATGTCAAAGAGTAGAAAGCTTCATGACCTGATAACCCAGCAAGAAGCGGAAGCAATAACGCATTCTACCGTCCCacaggaagaagaagatgatgaaatcGTGGAGGAACAGTGTCATGTGACGTTTACTGATTTCCCTGGCGGCTCTGAGGCGTTTGAGATGGCGGCTAAATTCTGTTACGGTGTTAAAATGGAACTGTCACCGTCCAATGTAGCTTCGCTCCGTTGCGCCGGTGAGTTTCTTGATATGACAGAAGATTACTCCGAGGATAATCTCATCTCCAAAACAGAGAAGTTCATCTCACAGAACGTGCTCAAGAGCCTCGGCAACTCaatcaaaaccctaaaatccTGCGAGCGGGTGTTTCCAATGGCGGACGATTTGGGAATCACGGAGAGGTGCATCGATTCGGTTATCACCAGAGCTTCGACGGCGGATCCTGCGTTATTTGGTTGGCCGGTAAGTGAAGCCATTGCGTCTGCGTCTAAACAGATTCTTTGGAATGGAATTGATGCTGCCGGAAGAAGAAACGGTGGTGCCGGAGAGTCTTGGTTTGAAGATCTGGCGCTTCTGCGTTTGCCTCTGTTCAAGCGATTGATTCTCGCGATGAGAGATGCAGAGCTTAACCCTGAGATTATTGAAACCTGCGTAATGTATTACGCTAAGAAGTACATTCCTGGTGTTTCAAGATCGAGTCGGAAGCCGTTATCGTCGTCCTCGTCGGTTTTATCAGAGACGGAGCAGAAAGAGATTCTGGAAACAGTTGTTTCGAATCTTCCTCATGAGAAGAATTTGAATTCGTCCACGGCGACGAGGTTTCTATTCGGATTGCTGCGAACCGCGAACATACTGAACGCTTCTGAAGCATGTAGAAACTCTTTAGAGAAGAAGATAGGGTTACAGCTTGAAGAAGCCACACTCGATGATCTTCTCGTACCGAGTTATTCGTATCTGAACGAAACGCTTTACGATGTTGATTGCGTAGAGAGGATTTTATCTCATTTTCTGAATGGCTTCGAAGCGAGAAACGCCGCCGTTGAAACAGTCGCAGAGGTAATCGAAGGCGGCGAATCCGCTGCGAGGACTCCGGCGATGATGCTCGTCGGAAAACTCATAGACGGATATCTCTCTGAAATTGCTTCAGACGCGAATCTCAAGCCAGAGAGATTCTACAAATTCGCAATATCTCTTCCAGATCAAGCAAGACTCTTCGACGACGGTCTCTACCGTGCCGTTGATGTGTATCTCAAG GCACATCCATGGGTTTCGGAATCGGATAGGGAGAAGATTTGCGGATTACTAGACTGCCAGAAGCTAACGCTAGAAGCATGCACACACGCTGCGCAAAACGAGAGACTTCCACTACGCGCGGTGGTTCAAGTACTTTTCTTCGAGCAGTTACAGCTTCGTCACGCCATCGCCGAGACGCTGATAGCGGCGGAGACAGGTACGGATATAGGGCGTCAATCGGCAGCACTGGAACGCGAAGAGGAAGACGGAGGAGGAGAACCATTACGGTTAACGTTAGAATCAGAGCACGTGCAGGAAGAGAACAGCACGTGGCGTGTAACGGTGAGGGAGAATCAGGTATTGCGCTTGGATATGGATAGCATGAGGACGCGAGTGCATCAGCTGGAACGTGAGTGTTCCTCGATGAAAAAAGTGATTGAGAAGATTGAAAAGCCCGCCACACACGGCGGTGGCTGGAGGGCGTCGCTGGGGAAGAAACTCGGTTGCAAGTTTAAAACTCAGGTTTGTGACTCGCATCAATCGGCGGTTGTTGATACGCGCAAGGGACGACAACGCAACTCGCAGCAGCAACAACAGCATTCTCATCATGAATAA